A part of Paenibacillus sp. 481 genomic DNA contains:
- the tdh gene encoding L-threonine 3-dehydrogenase, which yields MTRTMMGLVKQDRVSGAVYKEVPVPTCGPHDVLVRVKTSSICGTDVHIYKWDEWAARTVVTPNVFGHEFAGIVEAIGEEVTNVKVGDYVSAEGHVVCGTCKACRTGNAHVCPNTKSFGITIPGCFATYAVVKASNIIHNDPKLPIEIACLQDPLGNAVQTVLSGDIVGKSVAVIGCGPIGLMAIAVAKACGSGTVYAIDINPYRLAMAKTMGADVLIDNSDNSMVQQLKALTQGEGIEVVLEMSGHPGAIRDGFKAAANAARVSLLGIPTREVSFDLAEDIIFKGLRVEGITGRRMYDTWYQLKGLLENGRIDLSPLITHQFTLDQYEEAFDLMASGNCGKIVFMHD from the coding sequence ATGACACGAACCATGATGGGCTTAGTGAAGCAAGACCGTGTCTCTGGAGCTGTATATAAAGAAGTTCCTGTGCCGACATGCGGTCCGCACGACGTACTTGTGCGGGTGAAGACCTCATCCATATGCGGCACAGACGTTCATATATATAAGTGGGACGAATGGGCAGCGCGAACTGTCGTTACACCTAACGTATTTGGTCACGAATTTGCAGGGATCGTAGAAGCGATTGGCGAAGAAGTGACAAACGTAAAAGTAGGCGACTATGTATCAGCAGAAGGACATGTTGTGTGCGGAACGTGTAAGGCATGCCGTACGGGCAATGCTCATGTGTGTCCGAATACGAAAAGCTTCGGCATCACGATTCCAGGCTGCTTTGCTACCTATGCCGTCGTCAAGGCAAGCAACATCATTCATAATGATCCGAAGCTGCCGATCGAGATCGCATGTTTGCAAGATCCGTTGGGGAATGCTGTGCAAACGGTGTTGTCCGGTGATATTGTCGGCAAAAGCGTGGCCGTTATCGGCTGTGGGCCGATTGGTCTTATGGCGATTGCGGTGGCAAAAGCTTGCGGCAGCGGCACGGTTTACGCGATCGACATTAACCCGTATCGGCTTGCGATGGCGAAGACGATGGGCGCGGACGTTCTTATCGATAACAGCGATAATTCAATGGTGCAGCAATTGAAAGCCCTTACACAAGGTGAGGGCATCGAAGTTGTACTTGAAATGTCCGGTCATCCAGGAGCGATTCGTGACGGATTTAAAGCGGCAGCGAATGCGGCGCGGGTGTCGTTGCTTGGTATACCGACACGTGAAGTGTCGTTTGACTTGGCGGAGGACATTATTTTTAAAGGATTGCGCGTTGAAGGCATTACGGGCAGACGTATGTATGATACGTGGTATCAGCTAAAAGGTTTACTAGAGAACGGACGCATCGACTTGTCGCCGCTCATTACACATCAGTTTACGCTTGATCAATACGAAGAAGCATTCGACCTAATGGCGTCAGGGAACTGCGGCAAAATTGTGTTTATGCATGATTAA
- a CDS encoding glycine C-acetyltransferase: MADLNYLQAQIDQLKAAGRYRPLTVWEGGSDRWMDWQGRRVLQMSSNNYLGLTQHPKLKAAAIAATEKYGVGAGSVRTIAGTLDIHDELERRLAEFKGVEATLVFQSGFTTNQGVLASILGPDDVVISDELNHASIIDGIRLTKTNKRIYGHKDMDQLEATLRESSQFRQRLIVTDGVFSMDGDIAPLPHIVELAERYDALVYVDDAHASGVLGKHGKGSTDHFGLHGRVHIQVGTLSKAIGAVGGYVASSHVLKDYLTHQARSFLFSTSLPPSVAATCLAAIDVLQTEPELTERLWTNANGFRAELQKLGFDTGVSETPIIPIIVGEPARAMDFSSRLLEEGVFAQGIVYPTVAMDKGRVRLIVTAQHTREDLDFALAALTKVGKEFGLI, translated from the coding sequence ATGGCAGATTTAAATTATCTTCAAGCCCAAATCGATCAATTGAAAGCAGCAGGCCGCTACCGGCCGCTAACGGTGTGGGAAGGTGGTTCTGACCGTTGGATGGACTGGCAAGGACGTCGTGTACTGCAAATGTCCTCGAACAACTACTTAGGGTTGACGCAGCATCCGAAGCTGAAGGCGGCGGCAATTGCTGCAACGGAGAAGTACGGTGTCGGAGCGGGCTCTGTGCGCACGATCGCAGGTACACTCGACATTCACGACGAGTTGGAGCGTCGGTTGGCGGAGTTTAAAGGCGTGGAAGCGACACTCGTATTCCAATCCGGCTTCACAACGAATCAAGGCGTGCTCGCCTCCATTCTCGGGCCAGACGATGTCGTGATCAGCGACGAGTTGAACCATGCGAGCATTATCGACGGTATTCGACTGACGAAAACGAATAAGCGCATTTACGGGCATAAAGATATGGATCAGCTTGAAGCAACGCTGCGCGAAAGCAGCCAGTTCCGTCAACGGCTTATCGTGACGGACGGTGTGTTCAGCATGGACGGCGATATTGCGCCGCTACCGCACATTGTCGAGCTGGCAGAGCGCTATGATGCGCTCGTCTACGTGGACGACGCGCACGCAAGCGGTGTGCTTGGTAAGCATGGCAAAGGTTCGACCGACCATTTCGGCTTACATGGTCGTGTGCACATTCAAGTCGGCACCTTGTCGAAGGCGATCGGTGCCGTCGGTGGCTACGTCGCCAGCTCACATGTGCTGAAAGATTATTTAACGCATCAAGCGCGCTCCTTCTTGTTCAGCACGTCTTTGCCGCCATCTGTCGCTGCTACGTGCTTAGCAGCCATTGACGTGCTGCAAACCGAGCCAGAGCTGACTGAGCGTCTGTGGACGAACGCGAATGGCTTCCGCGCGGAGCTTCAGAAGCTAGGCTTCGATACCGGCGTAAGCGAAACGCCGATTATTCCGATTATTGTCGGCGAGCCAGCGCGTGCGATGGACTTTTCAAGCCGTTTGCTTGAGGAAGGCGTATTTGCGCAAGGTATCGTCTATCCAACCGTTGCGATGGACAAAGGGCGTGTTCGCTTGATCGTAACGGCCCAGCATACACGCGAGGACTTAGACTTCGCACTTGCAGCGCTGACGAAGGTCGGAAAAGAATTTGGCTTAATCTAA
- a CDS encoding YybH family protein, with protein sequence MIQELNRFMKQYEDATNSHCFDNVAELITQGAVYIFSDGTYCGMDAIRAVFNRNWDTIKEETYRIENVQWVSLAEDTAVCVYEFHWQGYEQGVFKQGGGRGTNALVRKDWRWYILHEHLSAHPEPSV encoded by the coding sequence ATGATCCAAGAATTAAACCGATTTATGAAACAGTATGAAGATGCAACAAACTCACATTGTTTTGACAATGTTGCAGAGCTCATCACGCAGGGGGCAGTATACATATTTTCGGACGGAACCTACTGTGGGATGGATGCTATTCGAGCTGTCTTCAATCGGAATTGGGACACCATTAAGGAGGAAACGTACCGCATTGAAAATGTGCAATGGGTCTCCTTAGCAGAGGATACTGCAGTGTGCGTATATGAATTTCATTGGCAGGGCTATGAGCAAGGCGTATTCAAACAAGGTGGAGGACGAGGAACGAATGCACTTGTACGTAAAGATTGGCGTTGGTACATTTTACACGAACATTTAAGTGCTCACCCTGAACCGTCTGTTTAG
- a CDS encoding class I SAM-dependent methyltransferase has product MSNQTICNVEDVMEMLDSLFREDRPWWDEFYQNREKPIPFFVNAPDENLVHYVQTYHLQPKKVLELGCGAGRNAIYMAEQGAVVDGVDISQTAINWGVERIKEQNVNNVNLMCKNIFELDIEVESYDFVYDCGCFHHLLPHRRIRYLELLHKALTPSGYFGLVCFARGDMGSEISDWEVYRLRSLQGGLGYTEQSIKAIFNSFKIIELRKMKKIEQPHALFGESFMWTALFQKK; this is encoded by the coding sequence ATGTCAAATCAAACGATCTGCAACGTCGAAGATGTCATGGAAATGCTTGATTCCTTGTTTAGAGAGGACCGCCCATGGTGGGATGAATTTTATCAAAATCGGGAAAAACCGATTCCATTTTTCGTGAACGCTCCTGATGAAAATCTGGTGCACTATGTGCAAACGTATCATCTACAGCCGAAAAAGGTGCTTGAACTTGGATGTGGAGCAGGCCGAAACGCGATTTATATGGCGGAGCAAGGAGCTGTCGTCGACGGCGTTGATATTTCACAAACCGCGATCAACTGGGGAGTAGAGCGCATTAAAGAGCAAAACGTGAACAACGTAAACTTGATGTGCAAAAACATTTTTGAACTGGATATTGAAGTTGAGAGTTATGATTTTGTATATGATTGCGGATGTTTTCATCATCTATTGCCGCATCGTCGAATTCGTTATCTCGAATTACTCCATAAAGCGTTAACACCTTCTGGCTACTTCGGGTTGGTCTGCTTCGCCCGTGGAGATATGGGGTCGGAAATCAGCGATTGGGAAGTGTATCGCTTGCGTAGTTTGCAGGGTGGATTAGGCTATACTGAACAAAGTATAAAGGCAATTTTCAATTCATTTAAGATCATTGAGCTGCGGAAAATGAAGAAGATAGAGCAGCCCCACGCCCTGTTCGGTGAATCGTTTATGTGGACGGCTTTGTTTCAGAAAAAATAA